In Fluviicola taffensis DSM 16823, the following are encoded in one genomic region:
- a CDS encoding nucleoside-diphosphate kinase — translation MSGNRTFTMLKPDAIENGHMGKIIDMIIQAGFSIKAMKLTRLTEDQAKKFYEVHSERPFYGELVEYMTSGPIVAAILEKDNAVVDFRNLIGATDPAEAAEGTIRKYYAESKGRNAVHGSDSDENAAIEGKFHFADSEVF, via the coding sequence ATGTCAGGTAACAGAACATTTACTATGTTAAAACCAGATGCGATCGAAAATGGTCACATGGGTAAAATTATTGATATGATCATCCAAGCAGGATTTTCTATTAAAGCGATGAAATTGACTCGTTTAACTGAGGATCAAGCAAAAAAGTTTTATGAAGTGCATTCTGAACGCCCGTTTTATGGTGAGTTAGTTGAATATATGACATCTGGACCAATTGTGGCTGCAATCTTAGAAAAAGACAATGCTGTTGTTGATTTCCGTAATTTAATTGGAGCGACAGATCCTGCAGAGGCTGCAGAAGGTACAATTCGTAAGTACTATGCTGAATCTAAAGGTAGAAATGCTGTTCACGGGTCTGATTCTGATGAAAATGCTGCGATCGAAGGAAAATTTCATTTTGCTGATTCAGAGGTTTTTTAA
- a CDS encoding metal-dependent transcriptional regulator, translating into MLRLTQSEENYLKAIFTLSQEDTGAISTNDLAEKMCTKASSVTDMLKKLSEKQLLEYQKYQGCELTTLGNSFALAIIRKHRLWETFLVSTLHFGWDEVHDIAEQLEHIQSTELTDRLDEFLGFPKVDPHGEPIPNKDGKIESVTNRILLSDASIGMKAIIMGVEDDQTEFLQYLSKIGLNLGTQIHVLDKLTFDGSILIEMNQKEIQFSTAITKQISIKPL; encoded by the coding sequence ATGCTCCGGTTAACGCAAAGTGAAGAAAACTACCTGAAAGCTATATTTACTCTAAGTCAGGAAGATACAGGCGCAATATCTACAAATGATTTGGCGGAGAAAATGTGTACAAAAGCATCGTCGGTTACTGATATGCTCAAGAAACTTTCAGAGAAACAATTACTAGAATACCAAAAATATCAAGGATGTGAATTGACTACTTTGGGGAATTCATTTGCACTAGCAATTATTCGTAAACATAGACTCTGGGAGACGTTTTTGGTAAGTACGCTCCATTTTGGTTGGGATGAAGTACATGATATCGCAGAGCAATTGGAGCATATTCAGTCTACAGAATTGACAGATAGATTGGATGAGTTTTTAGGATTTCCGAAAGTGGACCCTCATGGAGAGCCCATTCCAAACAAAGATGGGAAAATTGAATCTGTAACAAATCGGATCTTGCTTTCAGATGCCTCAATCGGAATGAAGGCAATTATTATGGGAGTGGAAGATGATCAAACAGAGTTTTTACAATATTTAAGTAAAATCGGATTAAATCTGGGTACGCAAATTCATGTATTGGATAAATTAACCTTCGATGGGTCAATTCTGATTGAAATGAATCAAAAGGAAATTCAATTTTCAACTGCAATTACGAAACAGATTTCTATCAAACCTCTATGA
- a CDS encoding metal ABC transporter solute-binding protein, Zn/Mn family translates to MKGFTYIAILFFTLLSCKVQKKKENEKLIVCSTSILADCVKQVVGEKLDVKSLMGPGVDPHTYNPRPSDIVLLNDAKLVVYTGFHLEGKMAELFIRLSERKAVVSVQLDFPTNKVLFTDKITPDPHVWFDTDSWIQGMNGVVDQLIELYPQHELEFRENFYHFMLKVEHKTAQLKEKLAEIPKGKRVLITSHDAFHYFGRTFDIRVKALQGVSTSQEPGVRDIVDLVDFIVKNDIKAIFVENSVSPKALNSVLSSVTRRGHQVTIGGTLFSDALGSKGSGADTYIGMLNHNVISIKEGLE, encoded by the coding sequence ATGAAAGGGTTTACTTATATAGCAATTCTCTTTTTCACATTACTTAGTTGTAAGGTTCAAAAGAAAAAGGAAAATGAGAAATTAATCGTTTGCTCTACTTCTATTTTGGCTGATTGTGTAAAACAAGTTGTAGGAGAAAAGCTTGACGTGAAATCTCTAATGGGGCCTGGAGTTGATCCCCATACTTATAACCCAAGACCAAGTGATATTGTTCTTTTGAATGATGCGAAATTGGTTGTTTATACTGGGTTTCATTTGGAAGGAAAGATGGCAGAATTGTTTATTCGATTATCGGAACGAAAAGCCGTTGTATCTGTTCAATTGGACTTCCCAACCAATAAAGTCTTGTTTACTGATAAAATAACTCCGGATCCGCATGTTTGGTTCGATACGGATTCTTGGATTCAAGGAATGAATGGAGTAGTAGATCAATTAATCGAACTTTACCCACAACATGAATTGGAATTCCGAGAAAACTTCTACCATTTCATGCTAAAAGTGGAACATAAAACTGCTCAATTAAAAGAAAAATTGGCCGAAATTCCAAAGGGCAAAAGGGTGTTAATTACTTCTCACGACGCTTTTCATTATTTTGGAAGAACATTTGATATTCGCGTGAAAGCTTTACAGGGAGTATCAACTTCGCAAGAACCTGGAGTAAGAGATATTGTTGATTTAGTTGACTTCATTGTCAAGAATGATATCAAAGCCATTTTTGTAGAGAATTCTGTGAGTCCTAAAGCTTTGAATAGTGTTCTAAGTTCTGTGACAAGAAGAGGCCATCAGGTAACTATTGGAGGAACGCTTTTCTCAGATGCACTTGGATCGAAAGGAAGTGGTGCAGACACATACATTGGAATGTTGAATCACAATGTAATTTCTATAAAAGAAGGATTGGAATGA
- a CDS encoding metal ABC transporter ATP-binding protein, with product MKKAIEIKGLTISYKEMLALDNISVSIESGKITGIIGPNGSGKSTMLKGILGIVPISSGEVSFFGNTLEKYRSKIAYVPQRESIDWDFPITVEEVVAMGRIQPKKWWARTTSLDKQIVKETLKKVQLSEFGTRQIGQLSGGQQQRVFLARALAQEAELIVMDEPFVGIDMASQDAILAIVQKLRDAGKTIVIVHHDLSVVAQYFDDVVLLNKKLIAHGPIDSILKAENIEKAYGMTFLLNRK from the coding sequence ATGAAAAAAGCAATTGAAATAAAAGGCTTGACGATTTCTTATAAAGAGATGCTGGCATTGGATAACATTTCAGTATCTATTGAATCGGGTAAAATAACAGGGATTATTGGTCCAAACGGTTCAGGGAAATCAACGATGCTCAAAGGTATTTTAGGAATTGTCCCAATTTCAAGCGGAGAAGTATCGTTTTTTGGAAATACTTTAGAGAAATACCGTTCCAAAATCGCATATGTTCCTCAACGAGAATCTATTGATTGGGATTTCCCTATTACAGTAGAAGAAGTGGTTGCTATGGGGAGGATTCAGCCTAAGAAGTGGTGGGCACGAACAACCTCATTAGACAAACAGATTGTGAAAGAAACTCTTAAAAAGGTACAACTTTCAGAATTTGGAACCCGACAAATAGGTCAATTATCTGGTGGACAGCAACAGCGTGTTTTTTTGGCGAGAGCGCTTGCTCAAGAAGCAGAGTTGATTGTCATGGACGAGCCTTTTGTAGGAATTGATATGGCTTCTCAGGATGCGATTTTAGCAATCGTTCAAAAATTGCGAGATGCAGGAAAAACAATCGTTATCGTTCATCACGATTTATCGGTAGTCGCTCAATATTTTGATGATGTTGTTCTTCTAAATAAGAAACTAATCGCTCATGGGCCAATTGATTCCATTTTGAAGGCGGAGAATATTGAAAAAGCGTATGGAATGACATTTTTACTAAATAGAAAATAA
- a CDS encoding metal ABC transporter permease, whose product MDLSIWIVFIGTALIGICAALVGTFTFLQKKSLIGDAISHAILPGIVLAYMATGYRSTAVLMLGAFIAGWLATQQISWLQRKTKLKSDTIVAATLSIFFAFGLALLSYIQGRPDDGQAGLSDFLFGKIAALNLTDLILFSIVSFVIITMVFFRYRVMFSFAFNKEFMISKGFSIRWNDFILNSMTILVVAMGVQAVGVVLMSALLIIPVLTARMLTYKFNQLIILALIFGTFSSLVGSFISILGRNIPTGPCIILVLSLCAIIVAFIVRMQSKTKSYGK is encoded by the coding sequence ATGGATTTAAGTATTTGGATCGTATTTATCGGAACTGCATTGATAGGAATCTGTGCGGCCTTAGTTGGAACATTTACTTTTTTGCAAAAAAAATCATTGATTGGCGATGCTATTTCACATGCTATTTTACCAGGAATTGTTTTAGCATATATGGCTACTGGCTATCGAAGTACTGCTGTTTTGATGTTGGGAGCTTTTATCGCAGGTTGGCTTGCTACTCAACAAATATCTTGGTTACAGCGTAAAACCAAATTGAAATCAGACACGATAGTTGCTGCGACTTTGAGTATCTTCTTTGCTTTTGGGTTGGCATTACTTTCATACATTCAAGGCCGACCAGACGATGGACAAGCTGGTCTGAGTGATTTTTTGTTCGGGAAAATAGCTGCATTGAATCTCACGGATTTGATTCTGTTTTCCATCGTTTCCTTTGTAATTATCACAATGGTATTTTTCAGATATCGAGTGATGTTTAGTTTTGCTTTCAACAAAGAATTTATGATTAGCAAAGGATTTTCGATTCGTTGGAATGATTTTATTTTGAACTCTATGACAATTTTGGTCGTAGCAATGGGAGTCCAAGCGGTTGGAGTTGTATTGATGTCAGCCTTGTTGATTATTCCTGTTTTGACTGCTAGAATGCTGACTTACAAGTTCAATCAACTCATAATCTTAGCTTTAATTTTCGGAACTTTTTCTTCTTTAGTAGGGTCTTTCATATCAATCTTGGGACGAAATATTCCAACAGGACCATGTATTATATTGGTTTTGAGTTTATGTGCAATAATCGTAGCGTTCATTGTTAGAATGCAATCTAAAACAAAGAGCTATGGAAAATGA
- a CDS encoding metal ABC transporter permease — translation MENDVLMILTACSVAIPASLLGVLLVSKSLVMVGDAISHAVLPGIVVAYLLSGSRDSFPMLIGAATTGFLTTFIIDFIRKRWKVQEDAAIGFTFTFLFALGVLMIALFAGKNSDLDQECVLYGDLETSILDQVIFDGYLYGTKAILQLLPLTIVLLFVLIVGFKGWKIWAFNPHFGSFIGIPIKFFQLTLMLLLSIHAVLSFESVGVILVVGLLVLPAATALQFSKTLKTTFYYSACIGIVSCILGVFLGKWINISISPLIVCVNGLIFIGSVILTSQSVKAKLN, via the coding sequence ATGGAAAATGATGTACTAATGATTCTAACGGCTTGTTCAGTAGCCATTCCGGCCTCTTTATTGGGTGTTTTATTGGTTTCAAAGAGTTTGGTAATGGTAGGTGACGCTATTTCGCATGCTGTTTTACCAGGAATCGTAGTTGCTTATTTATTGAGTGGATCCAGAGATTCCTTTCCCATGTTAATAGGAGCTGCAACGACAGGTTTCTTAACCACTTTCATAATCGACTTCATTCGCAAACGATGGAAAGTTCAAGAGGATGCAGCCATTGGTTTTACATTTACTTTTTTATTTGCTCTTGGCGTCTTGATGATTGCTTTATTTGCAGGTAAAAATAGTGACTTGGATCAGGAATGTGTGTTGTATGGAGATTTAGAAACTTCCATTTTAGATCAAGTTATTTTTGATGGATACCTCTATGGAACAAAAGCTATTTTACAATTATTACCACTAACGATTGTTCTTCTTTTTGTTCTCATAGTAGGATTCAAAGGATGGAAAATTTGGGCTTTCAATCCGCATTTTGGATCATTTATTGGAATTCCTATTAAGTTTTTTCAGTTGACTTTAATGTTACTCTTAAGTATTCATGCGGTTTTAAGCTTTGAAAGTGTTGGAGTTATTCTTGTGGTGGGATTATTAGTTCTTCCTGCAGCTACAGCTCTACAATTTTCAAAGACTTTAAAGACAACTTTTTATTATTCGGCATGCATAGGAATCGTATCATGTATCCTTGGAGTATTTCTTGGAAAATGGATTAATATTTCAATTTCTCCTCTAATTGTTTGCGTAAATGGCCTGATTTTCATCGGTTCTGTTATTCTCACGTCACAAAGCGTTAAGGCTAAATTGAACTAA
- a CDS encoding DUF5723 family protein yields the protein MKLKLALAFLLSISFSYSQTQGVAFPTVGKGVSTPFVTDYHALGINTSALGWRPRYAGKKFTLGTTEMAFGVSSDSLNSKKLMNLSKTLINAAQHKNPNEIDYKRQMESVGNYAEAGVAINFDYNWLGFSYYNEKFGGIAFNIRESYSWYSKLNSQTTDLLFRGKVSSVFDSLTVVYGSDTSRIANNANISQDTLNNVISGSLNVPIQLSALTKGTQIQMLWSRSYNIGYGRKLFGKDSVFEVYAGLGARLITSMAMFNMTSDETGIRMFSSITPTFDINYGNVSGSNVKTKSKGLAPVMGTGYGIDLSASLILFNKLKIAVAVNNIGSVTYKRNVYKVKDTLFASFELGGVNSDNITQSVNQLVRDNGLLTLEGEQKYTVINASDFRFGVSFDPIKYVRIGLDIVAPFNKENPGSLQNPVYSVGADIIPVKWLQFSIGYYGGGIYKHNMPLGVTFILKDGAYEFGIASRDALSFFLKNGTSVSAALGFARVRF from the coding sequence ATGAAACTAAAATTAGCACTCGCATTTCTACTAAGCATCTCATTTTCATACTCTCAAACTCAAGGAGTAGCTTTTCCAACTGTAGGAAAAGGAGTTTCTACTCCATTTGTTACGGATTATCATGCTCTCGGAATTAATACATCTGCTTTAGGTTGGAGACCACGTTATGCAGGAAAGAAGTTTACGCTTGGAACAACCGAAATGGCATTTGGTGTTTCTTCAGATTCATTGAATTCAAAGAAATTGATGAATCTTAGTAAGACGCTAATCAATGCCGCTCAACATAAGAATCCAAATGAAATTGATTATAAAAGACAAATGGAATCTGTTGGTAATTATGCGGAAGCTGGTGTTGCTATCAATTTTGACTACAATTGGCTTGGATTCTCTTATTACAATGAAAAATTCGGAGGAATTGCCTTCAATATTCGAGAAAGCTATAGCTGGTATTCCAAATTAAATTCTCAAACTACAGATTTGTTGTTTAGAGGAAAAGTCTCTTCCGTTTTTGATTCATTAACGGTTGTGTATGGCTCAGATACTTCTCGAATTGCAAATAATGCGAATATCTCTCAAGATACTTTGAATAATGTCATCAGTGGTTCATTAAATGTACCAATTCAATTGAGTGCGCTAACGAAAGGAACACAAATTCAAATGCTTTGGAGTCGAAGCTATAATATTGGATATGGACGAAAGTTATTTGGGAAAGATTCTGTTTTTGAAGTGTATGCAGGACTTGGAGCTCGATTAATCACTTCAATGGCCATGTTTAATATGACTTCTGATGAAACTGGAATTCGGATGTTCAGCTCCATAACGCCAACTTTCGATATTAATTATGGAAATGTAAGTGGATCGAATGTGAAGACTAAAAGCAAAGGTCTTGCTCCTGTCATGGGAACAGGATACGGTATTGATTTATCGGCAAGTCTCATCCTTTTTAACAAGTTGAAAATTGCCGTAGCGGTTAATAATATTGGATCAGTAACCTACAAACGAAATGTTTACAAAGTAAAAGACACCTTATTTGCATCTTTTGAATTGGGAGGAGTGAATAGTGATAATATTACACAATCGGTCAACCAATTGGTTCGCGATAACGGATTATTGACTTTAGAAGGGGAGCAAAAATACACGGTAATTAATGCCTCTGATTTTAGATTTGGGGTGAGTTTTGATCCAATAAAATATGTCCGAATTGGTTTAGATATTGTGGCACCATTCAATAAAGAAAACCCAGGATCTCTTCAAAATCCCGTTTATTCGGTCGGGGCAGATATTATTCCAGTGAAATGGCTTCAATTTAGCATTGGGTATTATGGTGGAGGAATTTATAAACACAATATGCCACTTGGTGTGACTTTTATTCTAAAAGATGGTGCATATGAGTTTGGAATTGCATCTCGTGATGCTTTAAGTTTCTTCTTGAAAAATGGGACAAGTGTATCTGCTGCTTTAGGATTTGCGCGAGTAAGATTCTAG
- a CDS encoding NUDIX hydrolase — translation MTHEELLEKFSQELPGEKSHLAFMPFRGSSLEQLKSGISYRDAAVAIILFHNAKNELSTIVTKRQNYDGSHSGQISFPGGKKEVSDRNLLETAIRECYEEIGIDASSFELLKELTPLFVPVSKFLITPYIFYAHTHSFDYVASEREVAHIYELDLINLYKPESIVAIDLELSSDFKMKRVPHFQQGEILIWGATALILNELKDILN, via the coding sequence ATGACGCACGAAGAACTACTTGAAAAATTCTCTCAGGAATTACCTGGAGAAAAATCTCATTTAGCTTTTATGCCTTTCCGAGGTAGCTCTTTGGAACAATTAAAGAGTGGTATTTCCTATCGAGATGCTGCAGTGGCAATTATTCTATTTCACAATGCTAAAAATGAGTTGTCTACTATTGTCACAAAAAGGCAAAATTACGATGGCTCTCACAGTGGACAAATCAGCTTTCCAGGTGGAAAAAAAGAAGTAAGTGATCGTAATCTGCTGGAAACTGCAATCAGAGAATGTTATGAGGAAATAGGTATTGACGCAAGTTCCTTTGAACTTTTAAAAGAATTAACGCCACTTTTCGTTCCTGTAAGCAAATTTCTAATCACTCCCTACATCTTTTACGCTCACACCCATTCATTTGATTACGTAGCCTCTGAGCGCGAAGTTGCTCACATCTACGAATTAGATTTAATCAATCTATACAAACCAGAATCAATTGTAGCAATCGATTTAGAACTTAGCTCCGATTTCAAAATGAAACGCGTTCCACATTTCCAACAAGGAGAAATTCTTATTTGGGGAGCAACTGCTCTTATCTTAAATGAATTGAAAGATATTCTGAACTAG
- the gyrB gene encoding DNA topoisomerase (ATP-hydrolyzing) subunit B — translation MSEEKKNQDYSADNIQVLEGLEAVRKRPAMYIGDIGIKGLHHLVYEVVDNSIDEALAGHCDTIGVWINEDNSITVKDNGRGIPTGITKKEGKSALEIVMTVLHAGGKFDKDTYKVSGGLHGVGVSCVNALSIHLHAVVHRDGKIFEQEYQIGKPLYEVREIGNSDKHGTEVTFKPDGTIFENTEYNYDTLCARMRELAFLNKGITITMTDLRELDDNGNPTSTIFHSEGGLREFAQYLDRNREPLVADVIYFEGEREGIPVEVALTYNTSYTENIQAYVNNINTHEGGTHLSGFRRGLTNTLKKYATDSGMLAREKIEIDGDDFREGLTAVVSVKVQEPQFEGQTKTKLGNREVTAPVSQAVSEMLSIYLEEHPNEAKIIVDKVILAARARHAARKAREMVQRKNVMTGSGLPGKLADCSEKDPSLCEIYFVEGDSAGGTAKQGRDRHFQAIMPLRGKILNVEKAMHHKIFENEEIKNMYTALGVRIGTEEDSKALNIEKLRYHKIIIMCDADVDGSHIETLILTFFFRFMKELIELGYIYIATPPLYQVKKGAKSDYAWNEDQRDILINQLKGGGADSSVNVQRYKGLGEMNAEQLWDTTMNPEYRTLRQVTIENAAECDQIFSMLMGDEVPPRREFIEKNAKYAKIDI, via the coding sequence ATGAGCGAAGAAAAAAAGAATCAGGATTATTCTGCAGATAATATTCAAGTATTAGAAGGCTTAGAAGCTGTTCGTAAGCGTCCAGCCATGTACATCGGTGACATTGGAATCAAAGGGCTTCATCACCTTGTTTACGAGGTTGTTGATAACTCCATTGATGAGGCTTTGGCAGGTCATTGTGATACGATTGGAGTTTGGATAAACGAAGACAATTCGATTACAGTAAAAGACAACGGGCGTGGTATCCCAACTGGTATTACAAAGAAAGAAGGAAAGTCTGCGTTAGAAATTGTAATGACAGTACTCCACGCTGGTGGGAAGTTCGACAAAGACACCTACAAAGTTTCTGGTGGATTACACGGGGTTGGGGTTTCTTGTGTGAATGCTTTGTCTATTCATTTACATGCAGTGGTTCATCGCGATGGAAAAATCTTTGAACAAGAATACCAAATTGGAAAACCATTATACGAAGTACGTGAAATTGGAAATTCTGACAAACATGGAACTGAAGTAACCTTCAAGCCAGATGGAACTATTTTCGAAAACACAGAATACAATTACGATACTTTGTGTGCTCGTATGCGTGAGCTGGCTTTCCTAAATAAAGGAATTACAATCACAATGACGGATTTGCGTGAATTAGATGACAATGGAAATCCTACGTCTACTATATTCCATTCTGAAGGTGGATTGCGTGAGTTTGCTCAATATTTGGATCGTAACCGGGAGCCATTGGTGGCTGATGTTATCTATTTCGAAGGTGAGCGTGAAGGTATTCCTGTGGAAGTTGCCTTAACTTACAACACGTCATACACAGAAAACATTCAAGCATACGTAAACAACATTAATACACACGAAGGTGGAACACACTTATCCGGTTTCCGTCGTGGTTTGACGAATACTTTGAAGAAATATGCTACTGATAGTGGTATGTTGGCAAGAGAAAAAATTGAAATCGACGGTGATGACTTCCGTGAAGGATTAACAGCAGTTGTTTCGGTAAAAGTTCAAGAGCCACAATTCGAAGGACAAACAAAAACAAAATTGGGTAACCGTGAGGTTACAGCCCCCGTTTCACAAGCGGTTTCAGAAATGTTGTCTATTTATTTAGAAGAACATCCAAATGAAGCTAAAATTATCGTTGATAAAGTAATTTTAGCTGCTAGAGCTCGTCACGCTGCTCGTAAGGCACGAGAAATGGTTCAACGTAAGAACGTGATGACTGGTTCTGGTTTACCAGGTAAACTGGCTGACTGCTCTGAAAAAGACCCTTCTCTTTGCGAGATTTACTTCGTCGAGGGAGATTCAGCGGGTGGAACTGCAAAACAGGGACGCGATCGTCATTTCCAAGCAATCATGCCACTTCGCGGAAAGATTTTGAACGTTGAAAAAGCAATGCATCACAAAATCTTCGAAAATGAAGAGATTAAGAATATGTACACTGCTTTGGGTGTTCGCATTGGAACTGAAGAGGATTCAAAAGCATTGAATATTGAAAAATTACGTTATCACAAAATCATCATTATGTGTGATGCTGATGTGGATGGATCGCATATCGAAACGTTGATTTTGACATTCTTCTTCCGATTCATGAAAGAGTTAATTGAATTAGGTTATATCTATATCGCTACTCCTCCATTGTATCAAGTGAAAAAAGGAGCAAAATCAGATTACGCTTGGAATGAAGATCAACGCGATATATTAATCAATCAATTAAAAGGTGGCGGAGCAGATTCTTCTGTAAATGTGCAACGTTACAAAGGTTTGGGTGAGATGAATGCGGAGCAATTATGGGATACAACCATGAATCCAGAATACCGAACACTTCGCCAAGTAACGATTGAAAATGCGGCTGAGTGTGATCAAATCTTCTCCATGCTAATGGGAGATGAAGTTCCGCCAAGACGAGAGTTTATCGAAAAGAATGCGAAATACGCTAAAATAGATATCTAA
- a CDS encoding glutathione peroxidase produces MKTILISLLVLISIIGNSQTIYDFKVTDIDGKEFDLASLKGKKIMIVNTASKCGLTPQYEELEKLYNTYKDSNFVIVGFPSNDFMSQEPGSNDEIKEFCKKNYGVSFPMMSKIDVKGKTMHPLYVFLTEKSKNGVSDNSVKWNFQKYLINEEGKLVKVISPSTKPLSEEIVSWIVNK; encoded by the coding sequence ATGAAAACGATATTGATTTCTTTATTGGTTCTAATTAGCATTATTGGTAATAGTCAAACTATATACGATTTTAAAGTTACTGATATTGATGGCAAGGAATTTGATTTGGCATCTTTAAAAGGAAAAAAAATTATGATCGTGAATACTGCATCTAAATGTGGATTAACGCCTCAATATGAAGAATTGGAAAAACTATACAATACTTACAAAGACAGCAACTTTGTCATTGTAGGTTTCCCCTCTAATGATTTTATGTCTCAGGAGCCTGGTTCAAATGATGAAATTAAGGAGTTTTGTAAAAAGAATTACGGTGTTAGTTTTCCAATGATGAGCAAAATTGACGTGAAAGGAAAAACAATGCATCCATTGTATGTGTTTTTAACAGAAAAATCTAAAAATGGAGTTTCAGATAATTCTGTTAAATGGAATTTTCAAAAATACTTAATCAATGAGGAAGGCAAATTGGTTAAAGTAATATCGCCTTCAACAAAACCGCTTTCTGAAGAGATTGTGTCCTGGATTGTAAACAAATAA
- a CDS encoding OmpA family protein, with protein sequence MNYQLLIFSLIISFFSSAQVTGVWKGVLIKDGQKADQASIIYFDLGKDPISREDVTGKEGFAVRMLKVESKGKTVKAKQTTIIKKTDVYGNRWCTLNFDLAFVDSTGYLQGRFSSLECKGVSGKVICFKINEKISREKMSVELQSWRSIFVDDVKNGRKSKEIRDLERKNFDFKPIYFDYDKSDIRPEFESFLNRIVYVINSHTDLRVKVTGNTDADGSDQYNDGLSERRAEAIIAFFVKAGLKRDRIVIDFKGEKNPVSDNNSDEGKQLNRRVDFEFI encoded by the coding sequence ATGAACTATCAATTACTGATTTTTTCATTAATTATTTCATTTTTTTCAAGTGCTCAAGTAACAGGTGTTTGGAAAGGAGTATTGATAAAAGATGGACAAAAAGCTGACCAAGCATCGATTATTTATTTCGACTTAGGGAAAGATCCAATTTCAAGAGAGGATGTGACTGGAAAAGAAGGTTTCGCCGTTCGAATGCTCAAAGTTGAGTCGAAAGGTAAAACAGTGAAGGCCAAACAAACTACCATTATAAAGAAAACTGATGTTTATGGTAATCGCTGGTGTACGCTTAATTTTGATTTAGCTTTTGTGGATAGTACGGGCTATTTACAAGGGAGATTTTCTAGCTTGGAATGTAAAGGCGTTTCTGGGAAGGTGATTTGTTTCAAGATTAATGAGAAAATTTCCAGAGAAAAAATGAGTGTTGAACTGCAATCGTGGAGGTCTATTTTTGTGGATGATGTGAAAAATGGACGCAAATCAAAAGAAATCAGGGATTTGGAACGTAAAAATTTCGACTTCAAGCCGATTTATTTTGATTATGATAAATCAGATATTAGACCTGAGTTTGAAAGCTTCTTAAATCGAATCGTTTATGTAATCAATAGTCATACAGATCTACGTGTAAAAGTTACTGGAAATACGGATGCTGATGGATCTGATCAATACAATGATGGTTTGTCAGAGAGAAGGGCAGAAGCAATCATTGCCTTTTTTGTCAAGGCTGGATTGAAAAGAGATCGAATTGTCATAGATTTTAAAGGAGAAAAGAATCCTGTTAGTGACAATAATTCCGATGAAGGTAAGCAGTTGAATAGGAGAGTAGATTTCGAGTTTATTTAA